The Pseudomonas chlororaphis subsp. piscium genome contains the following window.
CCAGTCCAGCGAACCGCCGGCGTACTGGCGGTCGACCACCGGCAGGCCATCGATGAAGGCACCCAGCGCCAGGCCCTGGAAGAAGGTTGCCGCCAGCGAACCGCCGATGAACGCCTTGTCCCAGATGTGGCGCTTGGCTTCCTTGGCCTTGAAGCGGAACTCGAAGGCCACGCCGCGGAAGATCAGGCCGATGAGCATCAGGATCAGCGGCATGTACAGCGCCGAGAGCACCACCGAATAAGCCAGCGGGAAGGCGCCGAACAACGCGGCACCGCCCAGGACCAGCCAGGTTTCGTTACCGTCCCAGACCGGGGCGACGGTGTTCATCATGACGTCGCGGTCGCTATGGTTCTTGATGAAAGGGAAAAGAATGCCAATCCCCAGATCGAAACCGTCCATGACCACGTACATCATGATGCCGAAGATGATGATCACGGCCCAGATCAGCGGAAGATCAATACCCATGACTCAATTCCCCTTGTTCAGGCTGGTGCCGTTGTCTTCGGCATCGTCGTCGGCGGCCGACAGCGGACGGGCCGGCGTGCGTTTCTGGCCAGGACCACCGTGGCTGACTTCCGCGCCTTCGTTGGTCTTCGGCCCCTTGCGCACCAGGCGCATCATGTAGCCGATACCGACACCGAACAGCGAGAAATACACCATGACAAACAGCGCCAGGGTGATGCTCATCTGCATCAGGCTATGCCCGGACGAAGCGTCCGCGGTGCGCATCAGCCCGTAGACCACCCACGGCTGACGGCCGATCTCGGTGGTGAACCAGCCGGCGAGGATCGCGATCAGGCCGGACGGCCCCATGAACATCGCCAAGTACAGAAACGGGCGGCAGCGGTACAGCGTGCCGCGCTTGCGCAGCCACAGGCTCCACAACCCAGTGAGGATCATCAGCATGCCCAGGCCAGCCATGACCCGGAATGACCAGAACACGATGGTCGAGTTGGGGCGGTCTTCAGGGGCAAACGATTTCAACGCGGGAACCTGTTTGTCCAGGCTGTGGGTCAGGATAAGGCTACCCAGATACGGGATCTCGACGGCGAACCTGGTCTTTTCTTCCTTCATGTCCGGCCAGCCGAACAGGATCAGCGGGGTCGGCTCGTTACCGACGTTTTCCCAGTGGCCCTCGATCGCGGCAATCTTTGCCGGTTGATACTTGAGGGTATTGAGGCCGTGAAAATCACCAATGACCGCCTGGATCGGCGCGACGATCAGGGTCATCCACATCGCCATCGACAGCATGGTGCGGATCGCCGGGTTATCACGGCCGCGCAGCAGGTGCCAGGCAGCCGAAGCACCGACGAAGAATGCCGTGGCAACGAACGCTGCCGTGGCCATATGCGCCAAGCGGTAGAGGAACGACGGATTAAAAACAATCGCCAGCCAGTCCATCGGAATGACCTGGCCATTGACGATTTCATAACCCTGCGGGGTCTGCATCCAGCTATTGGACGCCAAGATCCAGAAGGTCGATATCAGCGTCCCAAGAGACACCAAAAGGGTAGAAAAAAAATGCAGGCGGCGTCCAACCCGCCCCCAACCGAACAGCATCACTCCCAAAAAACCCGCCTCGAGGAAGAAGGCTGTGAGTACCTCATAGGTGAGCAGAGTCCCGGTAATGGGGCCGGCGAAATCCGAAAAAAGACTCCAGTTGGTGCCGAACTGGTAGGCCATGACCAGGCCCGAAACCACCCCCATGCCGAAGTTGACGGCGAAGATCTTCGACCAGAAGTGGTACAGGTCACGGTAGGTGTCGTTATGGGTCTTGAGCCACAGGCCTTCGAGCACCACCAGGTAACCGGCCAACCCGACCGTAATAGCCGGGAACAGAATATGGAACGAGACCGTAAATGCGAACTGCATTCGTGCCAAGTCTAACGCCTGTAAATCAAACATAACTGTCCTCTCATGTGCGAGTAAATCATGACCGGAACGGCAGTTTTTCAAGTTAGTTGGTGCAAACTAAACGACCGATATAGCCTCTCTGCCGAAAATCGGGCGCAGGGTCGTGACCGACAAGACAACTCGAACTTTCTCTCGATTAGTAGCAAGCAGTGGAGCGAACTTCAGTCATCGCGACCGAAATTAAAAAGCGAGTGCTTAGAGTACATCGGGCCTGTGAGGTAATGCCCTCACAGGCCTAAGGAAAGCTTCATCGAAGCTGTATTAATTCGTTAGCATCTGATAAACCGTAGGATTAGCCTCGCACTCGCCCATCCCACACTCCAGCAGCGTAGACACCAGATTTGCAGCTATCAGGAAGACAAACACGATAATGGCCAACTTTCCAAGAACGTGCATCCGCGGTTGTATTGGTGATGGCCGCTCCCAGGTCTTGAGTATTAAAAGCCCTGAGACAAATGTAATAGTTGCTAAGGCAGACACGACAGCCCACGTATAGAAATGCAGGCCAAAAAGTGCCAATCCATAACCCGGGTCTCCCGGCATAATATGTAAAAACATCTGACGCGAGGCAATGGCCCCGGTTAGCAGGCTCCCCAATAACGCAACACCGTAATGTGCACTGCGTATACCGAAGCGCACATTCATTAAAAAGCCGAAGCCTATTGCAATCATACCCACTCGCTGCAGAAGGCACAGCGGGCACGGTAATTCATGCTCCACCAACTGATAGTAGAAAGCGATCACCAGTGACGCGCTTACACCAAGAAGACCAATGATATTCAGGACATCGCCAATATTGAGTTGGGAAAAACGGGGTGTATCTTTTTCAGTCGAGGACTGCAAGCTGTAGTTACTCGTCATGGACAATGCCTTTTTAGAACGATAGGGTAAGTGGGTCTGTCGAGTGATAATCAAACCATGCAACAGAGACAACCAATAGCAGAAGCCATAGACAGATCCCCACTCGCCTCTTCCCCAAAAACAGAGCAATAGCACTCATCAACGCAATCAAGAACGGCAAAAACATATACATTACTTATCTTCCTTTATAAAAGCGCTGCAACGCTGACTTTATTTAATGGCAGTTCAACACCTACACTAGCCAGCCTACGCCAGGGTGCATCCAGAAAACCTGTTTGTTCACATTAAAAACATGATCCACCGGACCGCACACAAAATGCTAATGCATGCAACACAGAACGATGTTCAACACTCACTCAACAATGAAACCTGAAATCGTTCCCGGCAGTTGAAGCAACTCCAAAGCAAGGACCAAAGGATTTGATTCCCACATTTATAGCGGCAAGATCTCTAAACGCCATGGCAATCGTCCTGATCGGTGAGTGACTGTGTGTGCAGTCTAAGTCATTTCCTTATCGGCCTTTCACCGTATTATCGCCATGCATTATCGATTTTACAGATAAGCAGTTTTTTTACCGTACCGCTTTTCCTGCAGCCGCGACGCTGGAAGACGGGCTGGCGCCTATGACGCTCATGCCGAAACGCTTGCATATGCCAACCACAGGTGACCCAGCGTTGTCGGCAGCATGCGAGGAAACTGTAGTCGCAGGACGCACTTAGGTTGCTGATATGTCTCAGGCGGGTCGGTTATGAGGTTCTTGGCACACGACATCAATCACGCCCCCCCTGTCGCAGCTGTTCAGAGGGCAAATGATCGGGATTTTGTGGGCAAGTCACATCGCCCATTTTGCCCGAGCAGGCTATGAGCGGTGAGAGACTGACTGGACAATGGTACTGGCAAACTGGTCATGCCAGATCTTTACCAGGCGGTAACAGGAGTGTTGCGAATGACATTTTCCTTATCTCGGTGTGCCCTCCTGTTTCTCCGAAATATATGCGAACACCGACCCGCAAGGAGCTGCCCCTCTGATCGGGAGGGGCTTGGTAACGCGCTAACAGACGTGCCCCCCATGCACCAACCCTGACCAGACACCCGGGAGGCAAGCCTCTCATTCACCAGACTAATATGATTGTCTATCTTGCATCCACGGCCCAGAACCCCAGACGGCCCAGACCCGCCGCAAGCTTCAGACGTGAACTCTGCCAGTTGCCGAGGGCCTGGGTATGCAGTTCTTCGGCACCGGCGTAGGCGGTCAGCGCATTGAGCAGTTCGATCATGCTACCGACTCCGGAGCGGTAGCGCCCCTGGACCACTTCCAGGGCCTGACGCGATTGATCGACCAGTTCGCGGGTACGAGCCAGGCTTCGCGTCTCGGTACTGAGGGTCTGGTAGCTGCTCCAGACATCCAGTGAAACCTGCTGTTCGCTATCGGCCAGTTCAGCCTGACGGGATTCGACCCGTGCCAAGGCATTGCGGACCTGATAGCTGCGGGCGAAGCCATCGAACAGCGGAATGTCCAGCTGCAGGCCGATGCTCCTGTCGCGCTCACGGTAGTCACCATTGTAAATCCGGGATTGGTCGATCCGGTTGCGTGCCAGGTTGGCGGTCAAGCTGAGAGTCGGGCGACCGGCAGCGCGACTTTCCTCTACCGAGGCTTCGGCAGCCTTGAGCCGGGCCTGGGCAGCGAGTAGCACAGGATGCTGCTGGCGGGCCTCGGTCAGCAGGTCATCTACCGCTTTGACAAAATGGGTATCGGGTAATGGCGTCAAGCCTCCCACCAGCTTCAGCGGAGTTTCTGGCGGCAGGCCCATGCGCAGCGCAATGGTGCCCAGGGCTTGATGCAGGGTGCCGCTGTTTCGCACCTCGCGCAGGCGAGCCTCGGAGAGCGCAGTTTGCGCCTGCAGCCGGTCGGACAGCGCGGCAGCGCCGGCCTTGTATTTGGCATCGGCGGCCTCGAGGTTCTGCGCTGCGAGCTCCGCGACCTGGCGCGAAGCAGCCAGGTTGCGTTGCGCGGCCAAGGCATCATTGTATGCCTGGGCAGCCATGGCGAAGGTGTTTTGCAAGGTCGCATCCTGGCTGGCATTGGCTGCCAGCAGCAACTGCTGGGCATTCTGCAAGGCGGCACCACGGCGGCCGAAGTCGAACAACACCCAGCTCAGATTGAGGCTGGAGCCAGTGCGTTGGCGATGCCCATTGGTGGAAGAAAGCTGACCTTGTTGTTCATTGGTATTGCGGCTCCCGTCCAGACGCCCATCCAGACGTGGCAGGTAGGCCGCGCGGCTGATTCCGACCTGCGCCGCCTGGGCCTTGGCATTCGCCCAGGCCAGGCGGGTTTGTGGGTCATGGCAAAGAATACGCGTGATAGCGTCCTCCAGAGACAGCTGTTCCGGCAGCGCCCCAACATGGCAGGACAACCCGCCACGGTCGAGGTCGTACACCGCCTGGGCAGACACCTGGTTGGTGGTAGCGAATACGTCCGGTTCGTAGGCCTGCGCCACCATCGACCAGCACGGTAACCAGGCCAGCAAGACAAGAGAACGCTGCTTCATATTTGCTCCCGTAAGGCATCGACGGCAGCCTGCAGCTGTTGTTCGGCTAAACGCAGCTCGGTGCTTTCATCGAGCGCCACCCTGCCCTGGTCGAGAACCACGACCCGGTCCGCCGAGGCAATGGTTTCCGGACGGTGAGCGACCATGATGCGAGTAATATGCAGGGCGCGGATGGCGGCATTGACCCGCTGTTCACAGTGAACATCGAGGTGACTGGTGGCCTCGTCAAGGAGCAGGATTTTCGGCTTCTTGTACAAGGCGCGGGCCAGCATGACTCGCTGCTTCTGCCCACCGGAGAGTACAGTGCCCATATCGCCGACCAGGGTGTTGTAGCCCATTGGCATGGCTTGTATATCGTCGTGGATCGCCGCCATTTGCGCGCACTCGATCAGCCATGGCATGTCCACCTTGGAGTCGAAGAAGCTGATGTTTTCCGCCAGTGAGCCGGCGAACAGCACATCGTCCTGCATCACTGTGCCGACCAGTTCGCGCAGGCCGTCCAGCCCCAACTGCGAGAGCTCCAGGCCGGCCACGCGGACCTGTCCCTCGCTCGGCGCAAGGATGCCGAGCAATACCTTGAACAGGGTGCTCTTGCCGCAGCCGGAGGGGCCGACGATAGCCACCGACTCACCTTCGGCAATCTCCAGGTCGAGACCGTCGAGGATCCAAGGCTCCTGCTCGGAGTAGCGGTAGCGCAGGCCGCGGACTTCCAAGCTGGCCGGGCGCTCCCGGAGATCGTCGGGGGTAATCCCATTAGGCTCCTGCTCCGGTGGCTGGAGGACAATGTCGGCCAGGCGTTCGCCCTGCAACTGCAGCATGCGCAACTCGAAGAACTTGTCGATCAGGTTGCCCACTCGACTATCGAACTGCGACTTGTAAGCAATGAAGGCCATCAACACACCGACGCTGAACTGGCCATCCATCACCAGGGTTGCGCCGAGCCAGATCACCAGCAGGTTCTCCACACCAAAAAGCAAACCATTCATCTGCTGGTAGAGCAGTTGCAGCTTCTGCGTACGCAGGCCGGCATTGATCTGCTCCACCAGCAGACCGAGCCAGACCGAACGACGCTCGTCCTGGCGCTGGAACAACTTCAGTGGGCGGATGCCGCGTACGGTTTCGAGAAAGTGGCTCTGCTGGCGGGCGGCATGCACGATCTGTTCTTCAGTGGCATTACGCAGCGGGCGATACCAGATCCAGCGACCGAGGGCATAAAGGCTCATCGCGGCGATGGCGATGGCCGCCAGCGTCGGGCTGTAGAGCAGCATCATGACCAGGGTGGCGATGGTCATCAGGCCGTCGAGGATCGCCGAGAGGAAGGCCGCCGTGAGGGTCTGCTGGATATTGTCCACCGCACCAAAGCGCGAGACCACGTCGCCCAGGTGGCGTTTTTCAAAGTACTGGATCGGCAAGCGCAGAAGGTGGCTGAGCACATTGGCCTGCCACTGCACGCTCAGCAGGGTACTCATGTGCATCATCACCCAGGCGCGCACCCCGCTGACCGCCTGTTGCATCAACAGCACCAGGCCGAAGCCCAGCGCCAAGGTACTGAGCAGGTCGCGATCCTCGCTAACGATGACGTTATCGAGGGTCCATTGCAGGAAGAACGGGCTGACCAGGGCAAACAACTCCAGCGCACCGGACAGCAGCAGCACTTGAGCCAGCGAGCGGTACAGCCCGGTGACCCGGCCCATCATGCCCAGCAGCCTGATCCGGGGCTTGGCGGCCTGCTTTTCGAAACCGCGGTCCGGCCAAAGCTCCAGGGCCACCCCGGTGAAACTGCGTGAGGCTTCTTCCAGGCTCAACCGGCGCAACCCATGGGCCGGGTCGTGGAGAGTGACACCGCGGGTGTCGACTGCCTTCAGCACCACAAAGTGGTTGAAGTTCCAGTGCAGGATGCAGGGCAGCTTCAGCTTGCCGAGATCGCCCAGTGTCAGCTTCACCGGGCGAGTCCCCAGTTGCAGCTGGTGCCCGGTCTGGATCAATTGCTTCAGGGAAGCGCCCTTGAGCGACACACTGAAGCGTCGCCGCAAGTCCATCAGGTCAGTGTGGTAACCGTGGTAGCCCGCGATCATCGCCAGGCAGGCCAGGCCACATTCGGTGGCTTCGGTCTGCAGGACCAGCGGCAGGCGCCGGCCCACACGCAGAGCGAGTGCATCGAGAAATGCCATTGTCATAGTTCCTAGAGTTTGCCGGTCAGGCTGTAAAGCGGTTCGAGCACCCATTCATAAAGACGGCGGGTGTCCTGGAGTACATCGGCGTCGAGCAGCATGCCGCTCTGCAATGGCCGCGGCTGGCCGTAGGCCGTTACCATCTGCTTATCCAGGCTGACCTGCAGGCGATACAGCTGCTCACCGTCCTGGCCCAGCCCTGGCATACCGCCGACCATGCTGGCGAGCTCGGCGAAGGACACGCTGGTACGGGAGATTGATCGCACCCGCCCCTGGTACTGACCGAACTTCTGGTAGGGATAGGCCTGGTAGCGGATCAGTACCGAATCGCCCGGCTTGATGAAGCCGATGGACTTGCTCGGCGCATAAAGCTCCGCCTGCAAGGGGGTATCGGCGGGAACGATGCTCAGCAACGGACGCGAGCTGTCCACGGTCTGCCCGACTTCGGCGAGCACGGCGGTAGCGACTCCGGTTTCCGGCGCCGTGATCAGCAGGGTGCGCTTGGCCTCGCTTTCCGCCAGGGTTTGCTCGAGGGCAGAGAGCTGGCGCTGGATTTCCGCCTGTTGGTTGGCCTGGCGCGCCTCCAGCCCGGCCAGTTCATTGCGCCGCTCGGTCAACTGCTGCTGCAAGACCGTGCGTTCGCGATCCAGCCCCTGCAGGGTCTGGCGCTGGCCGAGCAGTTCGGCCTGACGTTGCTGAAGCTGGTCCATGGAAATGTAGCCCTTCTCCATCAGCCCCTGGTAGCGCTGTGCAGCGTCGCTGGACAGTTCCACCAACCGACGCTGACTGCCGGTCTGCTGGCCAAGCGTGGCCAACTCGCTCTGCAGGCTGGCGACCTTGCTGGTCAGGCTATCGCGTTCGTCCAGCTGCAGCCGGCGAACCTTGTCCAGTTCGTCGCGCAGCGAGTCGCGGCGATCTTCGAGCTGGCGGCTGATGTTTGCCTGCACCGGTCCGGCATCCGCACCGTAGCGCTCGCTGGAGATTCTCAGCAGAGGGTCGCCACGTTTCACCGCCTGGCCTTCGTGGACGAATTTCTCGGACACGATGCCAGCCTGGGGAACGTGCACCTTGACCTGGCCGCTGACCGGGACCAGCTGGCCACTGATCGTGCTGCGCTTGGTGTAGCTGCCAAAGAAAAAGAAGGCCATCACCAACACAGCCATCGCCGCAGCGAGCGAGGTAAGAAAAGTGAAAGAGATCGGGCGGACCAACACGATATCGCCCAGCCAGTTGGTTTGCTGGGCTTCGAGTGCCTCCCTGCGGAACAACGGCGAATCTGTCATCGAACGAAAATCCTGTGAGCGAACATTCGAGAGCCAGGGGCCGTTCCATGGAAGCTGCTACCAATGATTGGCTGTCGTCTTGATTCCAGGTATTGCTCGACTCTATAAAGTTAAAACGCCTTCCGCGCGACCGAATCATCAATATTCTTCACTCGGCGGAAGGCGTTTTCAAAGCAAGCGATTTATCGTTCTGGAAAGAACAATAGGTCGTCTAGGTTGTTTCAGTTAAGCGGTTCAGCTCCGACCTCTAGAACCAAAGTTCGCTCGGAAATCGGCCAGAATTCCCGCTACCGTCTTGGCGTCATGGATAAGCCCCAGAGAGGTACCCATTGCTGCCCCCATGATGGGCGCCAAGGTGATCCCACCGAGTTGTGCCAGCGCACCGAAGAGAAAACCACCGGAGCCACCCCAGGTACCGCCAATCGCCATACCGGTTGCTGCACCGTCCCAGAAACCGTGAATCATGCCTTTCAGATCTGCACCGCTAACCAGATCCACTTCGTGCTGACTGAGCTCTTTCATATTTTTCTCTCTTATCATTTTGATAGTTATTAAATGACCAACTTGCGGCAGTACCGCATGTAGTGGCCGGGTACAATTCTTCCACCAGAGACAAAAAATATAATTAAGAATTGTCTTATTTCTGCTTAAGACTTAATCTGATTTATCAAACCTCCCCACCAAATAGCCGCTTGTCTCATCAGATATGGGCGACAGCCCTGAGACCCGTAGCCAAATCAACTGGCCGGGAATCATGCCGCAGGCGGTACTGCTGGCATCCAGCAGAGTATTGGTCGGATGACCATGACCTCAGTGGTGCAGCGCAAGTGCTTGCAATACCCCAAGACCGCTCATTGACGGAGTTCCCTTAAATCAACGTGCTTGCTATGTTGTTTTTTTTTGAGTAAAAGAAAAATGTGGTGGATGCATACATTTGCCCAAGCAAAAACACTCTAAAACCTATCCAAAAAGGAATATTCTATGAGCGATAACTCTATTAAAGATCTGAGTCTGGAAGAAATCGAAGCGGTCAGCGGTGGTTTTA
Protein-coding sequences here:
- a CDS encoding HlyD family secretion protein, translated to MFRREALEAQQTNWLGDIVLVRPISFTFLTSLAAAMAVLVMAFFFFGSYTKRSTISGQLVPVSGQVKVHVPQAGIVSEKFVHEGQAVKRGDPLLRISSERYGADAGPVQANISRQLEDRRDSLRDELDKVRRLQLDERDSLTSKVASLQSELATLGQQTGSQRRLVELSSDAAQRYQGLMEKGYISMDQLQQRQAELLGQRQTLQGLDRERTVLQQQLTERRNELAGLEARQANQQAEIQRQLSALEQTLAESEAKRTLLITAPETGVATAVLAEVGQTVDSSRPLLSIVPADTPLQAELYAPSKSIGFIKPGDSVLIRYQAYPYQKFGQYQGRVRSISRTSVSFAELASMVGGMPGLGQDGEQLYRLQVSLDKQMVTAYGQPRPLQSGMLLDADVLQDTRRLYEWVLEPLYSLTGKL
- a CDS encoding DUF5993 family protein, whose translation is MYMFLPFLIALMSAIALFLGKRRVGICLWLLLLVVSVAWFDYHSTDPLTLSF
- a CDS encoding TolC family protein, which gives rise to MVAQAYEPDVFATTNQVSAQAVYDLDRGGLSCHVGALPEQLSLEDAITRILCHDPQTRLAWANAKAQAAQVGISRAAYLPRLDGRLDGSRNTNEQQGQLSSTNGHRQRTGSSLNLSWVLFDFGRRGAALQNAQQLLLAANASQDATLQNTFAMAAQAYNDALAAQRNLAASRQVAELAAQNLEAADAKYKAGAAALSDRLQAQTALSEARLREVRNSGTLHQALGTIALRMGLPPETPLKLVGGLTPLPDTHFVKAVDDLLTEARQQHPVLLAAQARLKAAEASVEESRAAGRPTLSLTANLARNRIDQSRIYNGDYRERDRSIGLQLDIPLFDGFARSYQVRNALARVESRQAELADSEQQVSLDVWSSYQTLSTETRSLARTRELVDQSRQALEVVQGRYRSGVGSMIELLNALTAYAGAEELHTQALGNWQSSRLKLAAGLGRLGFWAVDAR
- a CDS encoding disulfide bond formation protein B encodes the protein MTSNYSLQSSTEKDTPRFSQLNIGDVLNIIGLLGVSASLVIAFYYQLVEHELPCPLCLLQRVGMIAIGFGFLMNVRFGIRSAHYGVALLGSLLTGAIASRQMFLHIMPGDPGYGLALFGLHFYTWAVVSALATITFVSGLLILKTWERPSPIQPRMHVLGKLAIIVFVFLIAANLVSTLLECGMGECEANPTVYQMLTN
- a CDS encoding cytochrome ubiquinol oxidase subunit I; translation: MFDLQALDLARMQFAFTVSFHILFPAITVGLAGYLVVLEGLWLKTHNDTYRDLYHFWSKIFAVNFGMGVVSGLVMAYQFGTNWSLFSDFAGPITGTLLTYEVLTAFFLEAGFLGVMLFGWGRVGRRLHFFSTLLVSLGTLISTFWILASNSWMQTPQGYEIVNGQVIPMDWLAIVFNPSFLYRLAHMATAAFVATAFFVGASAAWHLLRGRDNPAIRTMLSMAMWMTLIVAPIQAVIGDFHGLNTLKYQPAKIAAIEGHWENVGNEPTPLILFGWPDMKEEKTRFAVEIPYLGSLILTHSLDKQVPALKSFAPEDRPNSTIVFWSFRVMAGLGMLMILTGLWSLWLRKRGTLYRCRPFLYLAMFMGPSGLIAILAGWFTTEIGRQPWVVYGLMRTADASSGHSLMQMSITLALFVMVYFSLFGVGIGYMMRLVRKGPKTNEGAEVSHGGPGQKRTPARPLSAADDDAEDNGTSLNKGN
- a CDS encoding peptidase domain-containing ABC transporter, with translation MAFLDALALRVGRRLPLVLQTEATECGLACLAMIAGYHGYHTDLMDLRRRFSVSLKGASLKQLIQTGHQLQLGTRPVKLTLGDLGKLKLPCILHWNFNHFVVLKAVDTRGVTLHDPAHGLRRLSLEEASRSFTGVALELWPDRGFEKQAAKPRIRLLGMMGRVTGLYRSLAQVLLLSGALELFALVSPFFLQWTLDNVIVSEDRDLLSTLALGFGLVLLMQQAVSGVRAWVMMHMSTLLSVQWQANVLSHLLRLPIQYFEKRHLGDVVSRFGAVDNIQQTLTAAFLSAILDGLMTIATLVMMLLYSPTLAAIAIAAMSLYALGRWIWYRPLRNATEEQIVHAARQQSHFLETVRGIRPLKLFQRQDERRSVWLGLLVEQINAGLRTQKLQLLYQQMNGLLFGVENLLVIWLGATLVMDGQFSVGVLMAFIAYKSQFDSRVGNLIDKFFELRMLQLQGERLADIVLQPPEQEPNGITPDDLRERPASLEVRGLRYRYSEQEPWILDGLDLEIAEGESVAIVGPSGCGKSTLFKVLLGILAPSEGQVRVAGLELSQLGLDGLRELVGTVMQDDVLFAGSLAENISFFDSKVDMPWLIECAQMAAIHDDIQAMPMGYNTLVGDMGTVLSGGQKQRVMLARALYKKPKILLLDEATSHLDVHCEQRVNAAIRALHITRIMVAHRPETIASADRVVVLDQGRVALDESTELRLAEQQLQAAVDALREQI